Proteins encoded together in one Felis catus isolate Fca126 chromosome B3, F.catus_Fca126_mat1.0, whole genome shotgun sequence window:
- the LTK gene encoding LOW QUALITY PROTEIN: leukocyte tyrosine kinase receptor (The sequence of the model RefSeq protein was modified relative to this genomic sequence to represent the inferred CDS: inserted 5 bases in 4 codons; deleted 4 bases in 4 codons; substituted 4 bases at 4 genomic stop codons), which yields MAAKGKSQSLLQSWSQAPFPLSLPLWLPAPSPQDXNITTPPSGLEPASPLIPPAPALRRTSAYGAAGSKGAKNHPWREQGVFVSALFSLGRREPLYILVGQRGEDACPRVSGARGKGGSRQSQRVCLGETRTAEEHAATEGAEGVPGSRRRAGGGXGATYIFRLRVGELEPLLVTAGGGGRAYLRXARTEAAPEKLESRSATPGSSGGSGAVGRGGRASETDILWVDEEDGVSFIRPCSEGFLQPLAVMESHGEVEIXLLLNCSHCXCQWQAELWLAKCMCPGGMELAAGNITCMVQVNLPTSPGPLVLLVTVVTSTLSLLMVCGVLILVNHKKWQGLWXMRLHDPELKLSYLQTSTARTPQPYYCQVGFGPAQPWPLPPGLTEVSPANVTLLRALGHGALGEVYEGLVIGLPGDPNPLQVAVKTLPELCSSQDELDFSPHQXLGYVHLPHSTFSHQNIVRCVGLRLWTAPRLILLELRSGGDMNSFLRNNRPHLGQPSPLAMWDRLQLAQDITQGCHYLKENPQALLPVKXMPEEAFLEGFIFISKTDSWSFGVLFWEIFLLGYMPYPGCTNQDILYFVTGGGQMGPPRGCPGLYCTMTRCWQHQPQLCPCFASILEHLQYCIQDPDVLNLFLPMELLPTLDEEKASGLGSRSLEGLRSPRAQELNLKSLKSWIGSLLGP from the exons ATGGCTGCGAAAGGCAA GAGCCAGTCTCTGCTCCAGTCATGGTCCCAGGCACCTTTTCCACTATCCTTGCCCCTGTGGCTGCCAGCTCCAAGCCCCCAAG GGAATATCACCACCCCACCTAGTGGCTTGGAGCCAGCTTCTCCCCTAATTCCCCCAG CGCCTGCTCTCCGCAGGACCTCAGCTTACGGAGCCGCAGGGAGCAAAGGCGCCAAGAACCACCCGTGGCGGGAGCAGGGCGTCTTCGTCTCCGCCCTCTTCTCCCTTGGTCGCAGGGAGCCGCTTTACATCCTAGTGGGGCAGCGGGGAGAGGATGCCTGTCCCCGAGTAAGCGGGGCCCGTGGGAAAGG GGGGAGCCGGCAGAGCCAGCGCGTCTGTCTCGGAGAGACTCGGACCGCTGAGGAGCACGCGGCGACGGAGGGGGCCGAAGGGGTCCCGGGGTCGCGACGCCGGGCGGGAGGCG GGGGCGCCACCTACATCTTTCGG CTGCGCGTCGGCGAGCTGGAGCCACTGCTGGTGACGGCCGGAGGAGGCGGGCGGGCCTACCTGAG CGCCAGGACCGAGGCTGCCCCTGAGAAACTGGAGAGCCGCTCAGCGACGCCCGGAAGCAGCGGGGGAAGCGGGGCCGTGGGGAGAGGCGGGCGT GCCTCAGAGACTGACATCCTCTGGGTTGATGAAGAAGATGGGGTATCCTTCATACGGCCCTGCAGCGAAGGCTTTCTGCAGCCTCTGGCAG TCATGGAGAGCCACGGAGAGGTAGAGATCTGACTGCTCCTCAACTGTAGTCATT ATTGCCAGTGGCAGGCAGAGCTCTGGTTAGCCAAATGCATGTGCCCAGGGGGCATGGAGCTAGCTGCAGGTAACATTACATGCATGGTACAGGTAA aCCTGCCCACCTCACCAGGCCCTCTGGTTCTGTTGGTGACTGTTGTGACCTCTACATTGAGCCTCCTTATGGTGTGTGGGGTTCTTATTCTGG TGAACCATAAGAAGTGGCAGGGCCTGTGGTAGATGAGGCTGCACGACCCTGAGCTCAAGCTGAGCTACCTTCAAACCTCCACCGCCAGAACACCTCAACCT TACTACTGCCAGGTGGGGTTTGGCCCCGcccagccctggcctctgcccccagGACTTACAGAGGTTTCCCCAGCCAATGTCACTCTGCTCAG AGCACTGGGCCATGGCGCCTTGGGAGAAGTCTAT GAAGGACTGGTAATTGGCCTTCCTGGGGACCCCAACCCCCTGCAGGTGGCTGTCAAG ACCCTGCCAGAACTCTGCTCTAGTCAGGATGAGCTGGATTTCTCACCGCATCAG TGACTGGGGTATGTGCACCTCCCACACAGCACATTCAGCCATCAGAACATTGTGCGCTGCGTGGGGCTCAGACTCTGGACTGCCCCTCGCCTAATTCTGCTGGAGTTGAGGTCTGGAGGGGACATGAACAGTTTCCTGAGGAACAACCGGCCACACTTG GGCCAGCCATCACCTCTGGCCATGTGGGACCGGCTCCAGCTGGCTCAGGACATAACCCAGGGCTGCCACTACCTGAAGGAAAATCCACAG gctCTGCTGCCAGTCAAGTAGATGCCTGAAGAGGCCTTTCTGGAGGGC TTCATTTTCATATCCAAGACAGACTCCTG GTCTTTCGGGGTCCTGTTCTGGGAAATCTTCTTATTAGGCTACATGCCCTACCCTGGGTGCACCAACCAGGACATACTGTACTTTGTCACTGGAGGGGGACAGATGGGCCCTCCCAGGGGCTGCCCAGGCCT GTACTGTACCATGACACGGTGTTGGCAGCACCAACCTCAGCTGTGCCCCTGTTTTGCCAGCATCTTGGAGCATCTTCAGTACTGCATTCAG GACCCGGATGTGCTGAATTTATTCCTGCCAATGGAGCTACTGCCCACTCTGGATGAGGAAAAGGCTTCTGGGCTGGGGAGCAGGTCTTTGGAGGGCCTAAGA TCCCCACGGGCCCAGGAACTGAATCTGAAGAGCTTAAAGAGCTGGATAGGGAGCCTCCTTGGCCCCTGA
- the ITPKA gene encoding inositol-trisphosphate 3-kinase A: MTLPGGPTSMARPGGAGPCSPGLERAPRRSVGELRLLFEARCAAVAAAAAAGEPRARGAKRRGGQVPNGLPRAPPAPVIPQLTVTAEEPDIPPTSPGPPEPEGGWLPAVGSSHLQQPRRLSTSSLSSTGSSSLPEDSEDDLLSDSESRSRGNVQLEASEDVGQKSHWQKIRTMVNLPVMSPFKRRYAWVQLAGHTGSFKAAGTSGLILKRSSEPERYCLARLMADALRGCVPAFHGVVERDGESYLQLQDLLDGFDGPCVLDCKMGVRTYLEEELTKARERPKLRKDMYKKMLAVDPAAPTEEEHAQRAVTKPRYMQWREGISSSTTLGFRIEGIKKADGSCSTDFKTTRSREQVIRVFEEFVQGDAEVLRRYLNRLQQIRDTLEVSEFFRRHEVIGSSLLFVHDHCHRAGVWLIDFGKTTPLPDGQTLDHRRPWEEGNREDGYLLGLDNLISILASLAER; the protein is encoded by the exons ATGACCCTGCCCGGGGGCCCGACGAGCATGGCGCGGCCGGGGGGCGCGGGGCCCTGCAGCCCGGGGTTGGAGCGGGCCCCGCGCCGGAGTGTCGGGGAGCTGCGCCTGCTCTTCGAGGCGCGCTGCGCGGCGgtcgctgccgccgccgccgcagggGAGCCCCGGGCCCGCGGGGCCAAAAGGCGTGGGGGACAGGTCCCGAACGGGCTTCCGCGGGCTCCCCCTGCCCCGGTGATCCCGCAGCTGACTGTGACAGCTGAGGAGCCGGACATACCCCCGACCAGCCCGGGGCCACCGGAGCCGGAGGGTGGCTGGCTCCCGGCCGTGGGCTCCTCACACCTGCAGCAGCCGCGCCGCCTCTCCACCTCGTCGCTCTCCTCTACTGGCTCCTCGTCGCTGCCCGAGGACTCAGAGGACGATCTGCTGAGCGACAGCGAAAGCCGGAGCCGCGGCAACGTGCAGCTGGAAGCCAGCGAGGACGTGGGTCAG AAAAGCCACTGGCAGAAGATTCGGACCATGGTGAATCTGCCCGTCATGAGCCCTTTCAAGAGGCGCTATGCCTGGGTGCAGCTGGCTGGGCACACGG GGAGTTTCAAGGCGGCTGGCACCAGCGGGCTGATCCTGAAGCGCAGCTCAGAGCCGGAGCGCTACTGCCTGGCGCGGCTCATGGCGGACGCGCTGCGCGGCTGCGTGCCCGCCTTCCACGGCGTGGTGGAGCGCGACGGCGAGAGCTACTTGCAGTTACAGGACCTGCTCGACGGCTTCGATGGGCCCTGCGTACTTGACTGCAAGATGGGCGTCAG GACTTACCTGGAAGAGGAGCTGACCAAAGCCCGCGAGCGGCCTAAGCTGCGGAAGGACATGTACAAGAAGATGCTGGCGGTAGACCCGGCGGCTCCTACCGAGGAGGAGCACGCGCAGCGCGCGGTCACCAAGCCACGCTACATGCAGTGGCGAGAAGGCATCAGTTCCAGCACCACACTGGGCTTCCGCATCGAAGGCATCAAG AAAGCTGATGGCTCCTGCAGCACCGACTTCAAGACGACGCGAAGCCGGGAGCAGGTGATTCGTGTCTTCGAGGAGTTTGTGCAAGGGGATGCGGAAGTGCTG AGGAGGTATCTGAACCGCCTGCAGCAGATCCGGGACACCCTGGAGGTCTCTGAGTTCTTTAGGAGGCACGAG GTGATCGGCAGTTCGCTGCTCTTCGTGCACGATCACTGCCATCGCGCCGGTGTGTGGCTCATTGACTTCGGCAAGACCACGCCCCTCCCCGACGGCCAGACCCTGGACCACCGGCGGCCCTGGGAGGAGGGCAACCGCGAGGACGGCTATTTGCTGGGGCTGGACAATCTCATTAGCATCCTGGCCAGCCTGGCTGAGAGATGA